TGCTCTGCTACTGCAGCAGAATTCGCCGCTTCAATGACACCCTTAATTTGTGCTCCTTGAGCGTTTCGGCCAATATATTTAAAAGCTGCCATCGAATTCTCTTTATCCCGCCACTTCAACCGTTTCAACTAATCTTAACACTTCGTCAACAGTGGTAACACCTTGAACTGCATAATCAAATGCCGCATGTGATAAGGGTTTGAATGTAGGGTTCTGTTTAGATAACTCAGTAAATGCTTCAGTATCTTCGCGTTTTAAGGCCGCCATCATCGGCTCATTCATTTCTAATAACTCAAACACACCAATACGTCCTTTATATCCGGTATATGAGCACGATTGACATCCTTTGCCTTGTTTAAAGTGGATATCTTCAACCTGTTGACCTGTCAGGTTTGTTAACCATAGTTTTTCTTGGCTGGTGGGTTGATGTTCTACAACACAGTTTTCACAAATACGTCGTACTAACCGCTGTGCTATAACCGCACGCAATGAGCTTCCAACTAGAAAGCCAGCAGCGCCCATATCAATCAATCGCAAAGCACTGGTTATTGCATCATTGGTATGGAGTGTCGACAAGACTAAGTGACCGGTTAATGCTCCACGAAGTCCAATTTCCACGGTTTCATGATCACGCATCTCACCGACCATAATAATATCCGGATCTTGACGTAGTGCGGTGCGTAATACATTTGAAAAGGTCAGATCAATTTTGCTATTAACCTGTACCTGATTAATGCGAGGCAATCGATATTCTACTGGGTCTTCCGCGGTAATAATTTTATTGGATGATTGATTCAGCTCACTCAACGCCGCATATAGGGTAGTGGTTTTACCGCTACCTGTTGGACCCGTCACTAACACCATACCATGAGGTCTTGATATTTGATGACGCAATCGCTTCACTAATTCCGCCGGCATACCCGTCTCATCAAATGATAATAACCCTGCCGATTGATCTAGTAAACGCATCACCACTGACTCACCAAACTGTACTGGCATGGTAGACATACGTACATCAATGCTATGCCCTTTAACCTGTAAGTTGAAGCGGCCGTCTTGAGGCAGTCGTTTTTCGGAAATATCGAGACCAGCCATCAGCTTTAACCGCAAGACCAACGCCGAGGCAATTTTATTTTCGTTTAGAATATTTTCCTGCAAAACACCATCAATACGTTGGCGAATGCGTAATTGCTTTTCATCTGGCTCGATATGAATATCTGATGCGCGCATTTGCACAGCATCTTCAAACACCGACTGCAATAATTTGCCCACTGTGGCGTCACCACCATCATCAAATGAAGCGGTTAAATCAAAGTCGCTGGTTTGGTCGTACTCTTGCTCTAACTGACTGGCAAACGATTCGATTTCTGCCGTGCGTCGATAAAGAGAGTCAAACGCTTCAAATAATTGAGACTCCATCACCACAGCAAGTTCGAGACGTTTAGGCGACAACATTTGCTCTAACTGATCTAAACCACCTAAATCGGCAGGGTCACTCATTCCAATTAATACGCTTTCACCTCGATCTTCTATCACTAACGCACGTAATCGTCGCGCATGAACTTCAGGTAAAAGCGCGGCGATCTCACCAGGTATACGCCTTTGACTAATATCAAGAAATGGCACATCCAGTTGTTGTGCTAAAAAGCCCAGTAGTTGACGTTCAGAAATGTACCCTAGTTCAATTAATGCATCGCCAAGTTTGCGCCCTGTTGTTTTCTGACTGTTCAGCGCCTGCATCAACTGCTCATTGGTAATAATGTGTTCGTGGACAAGTAAGTCGCCCAGGCGCATTTTTAGTTTTGGTGCTACCATTATTGTTCCCCTAACTCTAGCTTCCGCTGCTTAGCAAAATTTGTCGCGCTGACAGAGAGTCCACCTGCCTCAGTGGCTTTATTGTAGGTAGAATATGCCTCTGAATATTGGCCTAAGCTGTCATATGAAATAGCTAGTCCTAATAACCAGCGTCCTTCATTTCCTTGGAGCTGTATTAATCTTAAATACGCCTCTTTGGCGTATTGATGTTGTTTAAGTGATTGTGCCGTTGTTGCCAATAAAGACTGATATTCAACGTTTGAAGTCTCTGGAACTTCAGCTAACGTTGCAAAGGCTTGTTGTTGGAAACCTCGTTCAGAATATATTTTGGCGAGCATTATCCTTAACTCACTGTCTTGTGGTGTTAACTTTATGCCATTCGCCAGTAAATTGATCGCTTCTTGCAAAGATTGACGACCATATAGTAGTGCCGCTAACTGTTTTCTTGCCGCCAAATGTGACGGAGATATTAATAGTACGTCTTCAAATAGCTTTTCTGCCAGCGGCATATCACTATCGATAACGGCTTGTTTCGCTTGCGTCATTTTCTTTTCTGCAAGCGCCTGCGGAGATAGCTTCTTACGAGAGATACTTAACGTTTGTTTGGCTTCAATTGCGCTTTTTGTATCAACGGCTTCGCTATTGTCTGTCACTGGCATTTTATCAACAACGATCTGTGATGAGGCTACATCTTTTGAGTTTGTAATTCGCTCAGACGTCGGGCTAACTAAATGTTTAGGTATCGACTCAGTGACTTGTTCGGCTGCGTGATTATTTGGCTCATTAGGCTGTTCTTTGAGGATTTGATTATCCAACGGCGCTTGTTTATCACTCTCTTGACTAGTCGGAGGGGTGATCGAGGAAGTTACATCGTTTTGATTACTAACGCTGATATTATTGACGGCGTCACTAGCGCTAGCCAGCGACTGGCTTTTTAGCGATTGATTTTCAGTGTACAGATACGCTAACGCCACCAAG
This window of the Thalassotalea atypica genome carries:
- a CDS encoding GspE/PulE family protein — encoded protein: MVAPKLKMRLGDLLVHEHIITNEQLMQALNSQKTTGRKLGDALIELGYISERQLLGFLAQQLDVPFLDISQRRIPGEIAALLPEVHARRLRALVIEDRGESVLIGMSDPADLGGLDQLEQMLSPKRLELAVVMESQLFEAFDSLYRRTAEIESFASQLEQEYDQTSDFDLTASFDDGGDATVGKLLQSVFEDAVQMRASDIHIEPDEKQLRIRQRIDGVLQENILNENKIASALVLRLKLMAGLDISEKRLPQDGRFNLQVKGHSIDVRMSTMPVQFGESVVMRLLDQSAGLLSFDETGMPAELVKRLRHQISRPHGMVLVTGPTGSGKTTTLYAALSELNQSSNKIITAEDPVEYRLPRINQVQVNSKIDLTFSNVLRTALRQDPDIIMVGEMRDHETVEIGLRGALTGHLVLSTLHTNDAITSALRLIDMGAAGFLVGSSLRAVIAQRLVRRICENCVVEHQPTSQEKLWLTNLTGQQVEDIHFKQGKGCQSCSYTGYKGRIGVFELLEMNEPMMAALKREDTEAFTELSKQNPTFKPLSHAAFDYAVQGVTTVDEVLRLVETVEVAG
- a CDS encoding tetratricopeptide repeat protein — protein: MSVINQMLKDLDKRQEDNPSATHIPVPISTAKSNTPLAVFFTVLVTLILVALAYLYTENQSLKSQSLASASDAVNNISVSNQNDVTSSITPPTSQESDKQAPLDNQILKEQPNEPNNHAAEQVTESIPKHLVSPTSERITNSKDVASSQIVVDKMPVTDNSEAVDTKSAIEAKQTLSISRKKLSPQALAEKKMTQAKQAVIDSDMPLAEKLFEDVLLISPSHLAARKQLAALLYGRQSLQEAINLLANGIKLTPQDSELRIMLAKIYSERGFQQQAFATLAEVPETSNVEYQSLLATTAQSLKQHQYAKEAYLRLIQLQGNEGRWLLGLAISYDSLGQYSEAYSTYNKATEAGGLSVSATNFAKQRKLELGEQ